The Lutibacter sp. A64 genome segment TGCGCAACAACCTAATCCTCCAGGACAGGTGAAAGAAGGAGGAAAACCTAAAAATGAGGCCTACTTGTTTGCACATATGACAAATCAGGACTATGGAAGGCTATATTATTCTGTATCCAAAGATGGTTTGCATTGGCAGAACTTAAATGATGGAAAACGAGTTTTTGAAGATTATCAAGGACATCCTGATATTGTAAAAGGACCACAAGGAAAATACTATATAGCTGGGAATACTAGTGATTCTTCACCAGACATAAACATTTGGGTTTCTGAAGATCTGATCTCTTGGAAAAAGTATTCAGTTTACACGCCAGATCTAAAGGCAACGTCTGGCTATGCAGAAGCATTACAGCGCATTGGCGCGCCAAAACTTTTTTATGACGATGACTCTTCTCAATTTATTATGACCTGGCATACACCTCATAAAGAAGGATCTAAAGAAGATCCTGAAAGTTACTGGGCAAGCCAACGTACACTTTATGTTTTGTCTAAAGATCTTAAGACTTTTGAAGGGCCTCCTCAGCGACTTTTTGATTGGGATTTGGGTACTATTGATGTTATTATCAGAAAAATTGATGGTAGTTATTATGCGATTTTAAAAGATGAAACCTATCCTACACTTTATTGGCCAACAGGAAAAACAATTCGGATTGCCAGATCTGGTTCTTTATTGGGACCATATTCCCTTCCTCAAGATCCTATAAGTCCAAATTTTAGGGAAGCGCCAACCTTAATTCCTTCACCAGATGGAGATAATTGGTATTTATATTATGAGCAATATCCAGGTGTGTCTTATGGACTTTCGATCTCAGATAACTTAAATGGCCCGTGGTATCAGGCATCAGGTTATACTTTTTTTAGTGATTGGGATAAATATAGTTTACCATCGAAAGTTAGACATGGTTGTATGATTACGATTTCAAATGAGGAATATAATAGTTTGGTTAGTGAATTTGGAATTTCACAAGAAATAGAAAAAAATTAGCTTATGAAATATCTACAAAAATCAATAATAATTATGTACGGTATTTGTGTTCTCAGTTGTTCTGCGGATCAATCTCTTGAGTCAGATAATCCTATTGATCCTGAAAATCCTTATTCAGAAATCGAAACAGAAGATCCTGTTCCCGGAATTAGAATTGCGTGGGATTATACTACACAAACACAAATATCTAAAGAGAATGAACTGAGTTACAACGGTTATGCAAGACTTATTCAATTAAGTGATGAGTCGCTGCTCGTAACTTATGAATCTAATGGAAATGTGTTAGTAAAAAGGAGCAATGATCTTGGTAGTTCTTGGTCAGAAGCTATATATGTAGCTACTTATAACGAAGGGGTTAATATGGCAACACCAGATCTTCTACTACTGGAAAATGGGAATGTTTTACTGTGTTATAATCCCCGTCCTGGTGAAACTGCTGCCATTTCTAAGAGATTTTTGATTAAAACAATCTTAAGTACAGATGGTGGAATGACTTGGGATGATGATCAAATAGTTTATGAGGGAGATACCAAATTTGAAAATGGTGTTTGGGAACCCACTTTATTACAATTACCCAGTGGAGAAATCCAGTTATTATTTTCAAATGAAAATATTTATCAAAGTACTAATGAGCAAAATATTTCTGTGCTAAGATCTACAGATAACGGAATTACGTGGACCAAAGAACCCGAAATCGCCAGCTTTAGAAGTGGAAGTCGGGATGGTATGCCTTCTCCTATTTATCTTCAAAATAAAAATGAAATTGTTTATTCTATAGAAGATAATGGTAGTAATAATGAATTTAAACCTTACATTATTAGAAATTCAATTTCTGAGAATTGGTCTCAAATCGTTGGAGGAAATAGTGAAAATAGAAGTTATGCATTAAAGGAGCCCATTGAAGATTCTGAACACGCAGGAGCTCCATATCTAGCACAATTGCTTACCAGTGAAACCCTTCTTTCTTATCAAGGAACTGAAAATAGAAACGGAAATAGTCTTAATAATGCTGAAATGAGAGTGGCAATTGGGGATGATAGTGTCAAAAATTTTGATAGAATTACAACTCCATTTATTATTCCTGAAAATTCTTCTTCTCTATGGAATAGCATTGCCGTACTTAAAGATAACTCAGTTGTCGCTTCAACGACTACGAATGCTTTTTCAAGCACTAAAAGCGCTGAAGTATGGATGATTAAAGGTTTTATCATTCCCGAATTAGAAGTTGAAAATGCATCCGTTTTAATAGATGGTGAAATTTTAGAAGATGTATGGTTATATGATTTTCCTATTTTAATTGCTCATAAAGGGGAAACCCAATTGAAGGCTAATATTTTGAGTGATGCTAATTATTTGTATGTTATCACAAAAGTTTTAGATAAGGTTATTTCGAGTACATCGGCAAATATTAATAATAATGACGGAAGTATTATTTATTTGGATCCTTTAAATAAGAATTATAAGAAACCAGAGATTGGTGTATTTAAAATAAATATTTCTGCTAATAATGAAATTCAAGCTTTCGAAGGGAATAATTCAGAATGGATAGAAATCGAAATACCTGGAATAAAAACTGCTGTAAGTAACATTGATGGATACATTCAGGAAATATCCATTCCGTGGAATTCTATTGGTGGGAAGCCTGATTCAGATTCCAGAATTGGTTTCAGTATGGAACTTATTGAAAAAGGAAATGCAAGTTATTTTGAAATGATTTCTACAACACAAGCAAATTCGCCATATACATGGTTAAGACTAAAAATATAAACAAATATGAAAAAAATCTATAATCTTAGCTTGCTACTTTTGCTCGCAAGCGTCACTACTTTTGCACAGTCGGGCAAATTCACAAATCCAATTTTAAGTTCTGGAGCAGATCCATACAGTACTTTTTATGATGGTTACTATTATTATACAAATACGCTTCAGAACAGATTAGTGCTTTGGAAAACAAAAAATTTAGCGAATATAAAAGACGCTGAAAGTAAAACAATTTGGATTCCACCCGAAGATACAATGTATTCCAAAAATATTTGGGCTCCTGAGTTTCATATAATAGATGGTAAATGGTATGTATACTTTGCTGCGGATGATGGGGATAATAAGAATCATCGTATGTATGTTCTGGAAAATAAATCTAAGGATCCATTTAAAGGTGAATGGAAGTTTAAAGGGAAAATTGCTGCTAATCCTGACCGTTGGGCGATTGACGGAAATATTTTTAAATATAAAGATGAACTTTATATGGTTTGGTCAGGATGGGAAGGTGACATAAACGGCCAACAGAATATTTACATTGCTAAAATGAAAAATCCTATAACAATAGAAGGTAATAGAGTTTTAATCTCAGAACCTTCATACATTTGGGAGAAGCAGGGTGATCTAGATGATGAAATAAATCCACCACATGTTAATGTAAATGAAGGTCCCCAATATCTAGAACATAATGGAAAAATATTTATTGTTTTTTCTGCAAATGGTTGTTGGACAGATTATTATTCTCTAGGGATGTTGAGTTTTACAGGTGATGATCTTTTGGACCCAGCTTCATGGGAAAAACACTCGAAGCCTATTTTTACCAAATCTGAAGAAAATTTGGTCTATGCACCTGGACATAATTCCTTTTTTAAATCTCCGGATGGAACAGAGGACTGGATATTGTATCATGCAAATTCTAATCCTGGAGATGGTTGTGGAGGAAAGAGATCTCCAAGAATGCAAAAAATAAATTGGAATAAAGATGGAACTCCAAATTTTGGAATTCCAGTATCTGAAGAAACTATTTTAAAAATACCGTCACAAAAATAAAATTATGAAAAAAACATTATATACTTTAATAGTCTTAGTATTATTTTTTGGGAGTTTAAGCGCTCAAGATCGATGGAGTAGGAAAAAGGCGAAGGACTGGTACGAAAAGCAAGATTGGCTAACAGGTGCTAATTTTATTCCGAGTACTGCTATCAATCAATTAGAGATGTGGCAGGAAAATACTTTTGATCCTAAAACAATTGATAAAGAACTTGGTTTTGCTGAAGGTATTGGCTTTAATATTATGCGTGTATATCTTCATAGTTTGGTATATAAAGCTGATAAGGAAGGATTCAAATCACGAATTAAAGAATACCTAGAAATAGCTGATTCTCATAATATTCAGACTATTTTTGTTTTATTTGATGATGTATGGGATGCCAGCCCTAAAATCGGAAAACAACCTGATCCAAAGCCAGGTACACACAACTCCGGATGGGTTCAGGATCCAGGATATCCTCAATCTGTAGATATGTCAAATTCAAGAGATCTAGAGGTATACGTAAAAGATATTCTCTCTACGTTCGGAAATGATATTCGAATTTTGTTTTGGGATCTTTATAATGAACCAGGGAATAATGATAAGGGAAATGAATCTATGGCACTTTTAGAAAATGTGTTCAAATGGGCTCGTGAAGTAAATCCTTCTCAGCCTATATCTGCAGGATTGTGGAAGTGGAGCCTTAAAGATCTTAATACTTTCCAAGCATTACATTCAGATATTATCACTTATCACTGTTATGATGAACCACAAAATCATAATAGAATTATTGAGCTTTTAAAAACTCATGGTCGCCCAATGATTTGTACAGAATATATGGCACGTACAAGAAATAATACTTTTGCCAATACCCTAACTTTACTTCATAAAAAAAATATTGGAGCAATTAACTGGGGGTTAGTAAAAGGGAAAACAAATACTATCTATGCATGGAATACTCCTATTGAATCTGGTGAAGAGCCGATAGAGTGGTTTCATGATATTTTTAGAAAAGACGGAACACCTTATCGTCAAGATGAAGTAAATCTTATTAAAAAACTGAATTCAGAACTTAAATAATATTTTCGATGAAACATTTAAAAATCACTAATATTCTTGTTGTTCTTTTTATTTTTACGTTGAACTCGTGTAAGGATAGTTTAGCAAAAAAGGGAAAATCTGTGAAAATTAAAACAGAAAAACAAAGTTTCAATAAAGAAACTTATTTAAATTCCAAAGAGTTTGACACTCTAATAGATGGTAAACAGGTTAAATTATATTGGATCGAAACTGATAGTATGAAAGCAGCTTTCACGAACTATGGAGGGCGAATTGTTGGTTTATGGGTTCCAGATGTAAATGGTAAAATGATAGATGTGATAACTGGAATGGGTAATGTGAAAGCTTATGCAAATTCAACCGAACCCTATTTCGGTGCAACCATCGGTCGAGTAGGGAACAGAATTGCCAAAGGTAAATTTCAAATTGATGGCAAGCAGTATACTATTCCTTTAAATAATGGAGAAAACAGTTTGCACGGTGGTAAAAAAGGTTTTCAATATGTGGTTTGGAATGTAGAGCAACCAGATGCAAAAACACTGAAATTAAACTATACTTCACCCGATATGGAAGAAGGTTTCCCAGGGGATTTGGAAGTGCAAGTAACTTATTCTATTACGGATATGCAATCGTTAAAAATGGAATATCATGCTGTTACTAATAAGGAAACACCAGTAAACCTTACCAATCATGCTTTTTTCAATTTGAATGGTGAAGGTAGCGGGACTATTTTAAATCATCGAGTTAGGTTTTTTGCAGATAAATTTACACCGGTGGATGAAGGACTTATACCGTTTGGACAGCATAAGGAAGTTAAAGGGACTCCATTCGATTTTACTGATTTCCATACTATAGGTGAAAGAATAAAATTTGAAAATGAACAGTTACAATTCGGAAAGGGTTATGATCATAATTTTGTATTGAATGGAACTAAAGGAAGAGGCATGGATCATGCAGCGACCATAATTGGAGATGAATCAGGTATTATAATGGATGTATACACACAAGAACCTGGAATTCAATTTTACAGTGGAAACTTTATGGAGGGGAAAAACAGATTCAAATCAGGTGTTAAAGATAAATATAGAACAGCATTTGCTTTAGAAACACAGCATTTTCCAGATGCTCCAAATCAGAAGAGTTTTCCTTCAATTATTCTCAATCCTAAAGATGAATACCATACGGTTTCTTTATATCAATTTTCTGTGGAAAACAATAAAAATTAATGATTAGGTTATCTAAAATATTATTTGGTTTACAATTTATTTTTTGCTTGTTAGGCTGTCAGGATTATCAAGAGAAATTATCAACAAAACTGGAAGTTCAAAATGAAAATAAATTTTATACAAATCCAGTTGTAAAGAGGGATTTCCCAGATCCTACAGTTATTAAAGCTGAAAATGGAACATATTATGCATATGCTACTAATACTAAAATTGATGGGATTCAAATAAATATTCAAATCTTAAAATCATATGATCTTTTACAGTGGAAAACGTTACCAGATGCGCTTCCTGAAAAACCCATATGGGCGGATAAAGATTTTTGGGCACCACATGTAGTTTATAATGAAAACACACGAAAATATTACCTTTTCTATTCTGGGGAATCTAAAGGTCAAAATATTGGGAAATGTTTAGGAGTAGCTGTTTCGGATTCTCCTGAAGGTCCATTCAAAGATAAAGGAGAACCACTGTTATGTGGGGAAGGTTTTAAAAATATAGATCCAATGGTTTATTGTGATAGGACTTCTGGTAGAAATTATCTGTATTGGGGATCTGGATTTGAAAGTATAAAAGTTCAGGAACTTTCAGACAATTTTTTAAGTTTTAAAGAAGGTAGCAGACCTAAGAATTTGATTTTTCCTATATCTGAGGATAATTCTGAAAACTATGAGAATTTAGTGGAAGGTGCGTGGTTACAAAAGCATTTAAATTTCTATTATTTATATTATTCTGGCGATAATTGTTGTGGTGAAAACGCTCATTATGCAGTTATGGTAGCAAGATCAGAAAGTCCTACAGGACCATTTGAAAAGTTTAAGAATAATAATGGGAAGCCCTATATATTGAGCAACAATGATCACTGGCGTGCACCTGGTCATAATTCTGTAATAACAGATGAAGAAGGGCAAGACTGGATAATGTATCATGCGATTGACCTTCAAGATTCTGAGAAAGGGCGTTTTTTTTTGATGGATAAAATTTATTATAAAAATGGATGGCCTATAATTGGTAATGGAACACCTTCTATTTTAAAAATCGATATACCTAAAACATAAAATATGAAACTAAAATATATTCTTATCCTCATACTTTTAAGTAATATAAGTTGTACTGCTCAGAATTTAGAACGAGATCAAATTTATTTGGCAGATCCGACGATTTTTAAAGATAACGAAATATACTATATATATGGAACAAAAGGTGATCCCAATATTAATGGTGAAGGTTTTCTGGTATACTCATCAAATGATTTAAAGCGATGGGAAGGACCTTTAGGAGCCACAGATGGGTTTGCCTTAAAGAAAGGTGATGCTTTTGGAGATCAAGGCTTCTGGGCACCACAGGTCTTTAAATATAATTCAAAATATTACATTGCTTATACAGCTAATGAACATATTTCGATTGCTACTTCTGATAATCCTCTAGGACCATTTACTAATAATATGAAGGCTTTGGATGCTCCGGTGAAACAAATAGATCCGTTTATATTTTTTGATAAAGGGAAGGCTTATTTATATCATGTGCGTTTGCAGAATGGGAATAGAATCTTTGTAGCAGAAATGAATGAAGATTTTAAAAGCATTAAGCCTGAAACTTTAAAAGAATGTATTAATGCCAAAGAGAATTGGGAAAACACTGAAAAGGTGGAGTGGCCAGTAGCAGAAGGACCAACAGTTTTTAAACATAACGGACTTTATTACCTGCTTTATTCCGCAAATGATTTTAGAAACCCAGATTATGCAGTAGGATATGCTACTAGTAAAGAACCTATAGGACCTTGGGAGAAAAGCAAAGATAACCCAATAATTTCTCAATCTAATACGAATTACTCTGGGTCAGGACATGGAGATGTTTTTTACGATAAGAATGGAAATATGAATTATGTTCTACACACTCATTATTCAGAAGAAAATGTTCAGCCCCGTAAAACAGCTATTCTAAAACTTTATTTTAAAGGAAAACAATTAATGGTGGATGAAAATAGTTTTAATTGGGTTGAATAATAATCATATATGTTTATAATAAGGAAACTAATTTACAATCAGTTTTAGATTTAATAGTAAGTAATTGATTAGCCATAAGTCCATGCTAAAAGCATTTTATGTGATGTATAATATATAATCATTGAATATAATCTTAAATTTTTTAATTTTTATTAATAACGTGTAGCACATTTTATGATAAGGTTTAATACTGTATTTAGAATTATATTTATATTAAGATATAACTAAATAAAATATATTAGTATTAGTGTTTTTTGGGAAAGACTGCAATGTAATGGGCGAAATTTTACTTTCTCGCTACGAGTTGTTTTCAAAATACAGATTTAAAACACATTGTACTACCAATTTAAATGCTCAAGAATTAGAAGAATATTATGGAAATCGTGTAAGATCAAGAATGCGACAATTGTTTAATTTGATTGCTTTTGATAAAAAAAGTTCTGATAAAAGATACTAGCCAAAGTTTTGGCACTAAAATAATATATTGCAGAATTTTTGAATTATGATTAATGAAGACTCATTAAAATATAAATGATGAATATCCTGATGCTATTTCTGGAACTTAGAAAGGGTTTTTATATATTAAATAAAGTGTGTAATTGGGTGGTTATCGGTTTAATTAGTCATTAGAGAGAGATTTATACAAGAGGGTAATTTAAAATTTATCTATATTTACGGAATATAATCCCTGAAAAATAGTATATTTGGGGATTATAATCACTAATTATGATAAAAAGAGACTTAGAAAAACTAATTGTTAATCGTTTTGGTAAAGGTAAAGCTATTCTTTTAATTGGTCCTCGCCAAGTAGGGAAAACGACTCTTTTTAATAAATTATTAGAGGGTAAAGAACATCTATTTCTTAATGGTGATGATCCAACGGTTAGAAAACTACTTACGAACCCTAATATAGAGCAGCTTAAAAATATTATAGGAAACTATAAAATTCTTTTTATTGACGAAGCACAGCGTATTGAAAATATTGGTTTAACATTAAAGTTAATTACAGATCAGTTTAAATCTGTACAACTATTGGTTAGTGGCTCGTCTGCTTTTGAACTCAATAATCAAACTCAAGAGCCTTTAACTGGAAGAAAATGGGAATATCAATTATATCCTATTTCGTGGTCTGAGTTTGAAGGTGACGTTGGTTATTTAAAAGCTCAGCAGCAATTAGAACTTCGAGTTGTATACGGAATGTATCCAGATGTTATCAATAATTTTGGAGATGAAAAAGATGTTCTAAAGCAATTAACAGATAGTTATCTTTACAAAGATATATTGAGCTATGGTGGTATTCGTAAACCTGAAATTTTAGAAAAGTTATTGCGAGCCTTAGCATTTCAAATAGGTAGTGAAGTGAGTTATAATGAACTGGCGCAATTACTAGGTATCGATAAAAAAACCGTGTCTAATTATATTGATTTGCTTTGTCAAGCCTATGTCGTTTTCAAATTACCTAGTTTCAGTAAAAACTTACGAAATGAAATAAAAACCAATCAAAAAATATATTTCTATGATACAGGTGTTAGAAACATGATTATTGGTGATTTAAATTCGTTAGAAGTGCGTCAGGATAAAGGCAGTCTTTGGGAAAACTTTTTAATTGCGGAACGATTAAAACACAACGCATATACTAGTTCATTAGCTAAAGGCTATTTCTGGCGAACCGTACAGCAACAAGAAATTGATTATGTAGAGGAAGAAGCAGGAATAGTTACTGGAATTGAAATAAAATGGAATCCAAAAAGTAAAGTTAAAATTCCTAAAACGTTTGTGAATACGTACAATACAAAAGTAAAGGTGATTACAAATGAGAATTTTAGGGAGTTCTTAAAAGAATAAACAATATTTAAAGAATCTTTTAATTTCTGAAATAAGCACTGCTAATAGTTGCTTTAAACTTTTCCCAATCTCTACAAAAAACATTTTCATAATCTAGTATTTAAATAATTAGTAATTCCCAATAAAACCGCCAATGCCATAGCTCTAATATTTTGAGACTTCAAAAAATAATCCGCTTCATCCAAATTTGTGACAAAACCTAATTCTACAAGAATTGCAGGACAAAAAGTAGTTTCCCTTAACACTTGAAAATTTGCAAATTTCACACCTCGCTTTTTAAAACCTAACTTTTGAGTGCTTTCATCAAGAACGGCTATACTAAGAGCAATTGATTTTTTGGTGTTTTGGTTATTCCAATTATGTACATAAACCTCAATTCCTTTTGAAGGCAAATTAGAAGCATTACAATGCAATGAAACAAATACGTCTGCTTTTAAGTTTTTAGTTAATTTACTTCTATTAGTTAAAGAAATCAAAGTGTCTTTATATCTAGTAAGATAAATATCCAATTTATTATCTAAAACCGTTTTATTCAATCTTAAAATTTCTAATCCAACATCCAACACTACATCTTTCTCAGAAACTCCATTTACACCAATTGCTCCAGAATCAATTCCACCGTGTCCAACATCAATAACAATTACTTTCTGCTGCCCAAAAATGAAACACATTTGCAGCATCAAAATCACAAAACTGACGTTTTTTAGCTTCAGGTACTTCCAAAATTTTAGACTTATTAACATAGGTGTTTTAAATATTCATACAATTTGATGTCAATTCACATCAAAAAAATACAATCTAGTTTAGAGTTTATTTTATTAACAAAAGACTGTTAATCAGTATTTTGAATAGTAATATACGTTATTTTTCCAATATCAAAATCAAACAAAATTTAAAACTATTTAGACATGAAAAAATCACATTATGTAACCGCCTTATTACTACTTATTTCAAATGCACTATTTGCACAAATTGGAGGAATAGAGGATTCTGTAAATGATGTTTCGGATACTATCCGAGCCATTTTCCCTATTATTTTGGGAGTTATCTTTTTAATAGGATTCCTTTTTAATGCAGGACATTTCTTTGGTGAAAATGCCGATTTAAAAAAAGGAATTACACGTGTATTAGTTTTTGTACTAATTGCAGGAGCAGTGGTAGGAATTTTCACATACTTAATTGGAATCGTAGTCTAGTCGCTAAGCGACATTAGGCAATTAATCAATAATGATTATGAAAAAGTTTGAAGTTTATAAAGATATTAGAAAGCGTGCTGAGATAATGGGTTTACCTATAGCACTATTTGCACTGATGATGATAGCTATTATTGGCTCACTACTTTTAATCATCTTTTCGTTCAGCTTTACAGTCATTATTTCAGTGTTTGTATGCAATGCAGGACTTTATATAGCTTTAACGCATATCACAAAACATCCATACATACTGCACATTCAAAAAGTGTTTCCACAGGCTATTAGTAATAAAAAAATAAGCTATTTATATTATGAATAAAATTAATTTATCCGCTTATCATCCTATTTTAGATATTCAGCAAAACATAGTATTTGCCAGTAATGGTAATATTATTTTAGGTTATAAAAGTAACTTGCCAGAGGTGTATTCTCTGTCTGAGTCAGACTTTGAAGATATTCACGGCTTATGGTTTCAAGCTTTTAAATCGTTGCCAACCAGTACAGTAATTCAAAAGCAGGATATTTATAAGAAAGCAGTCTATAATGCTAAAGACATTTCTAATGGTAGCTTTTTAGAAAAGGCAACACACAACTATTTTAAAGGACGTGATTACTTACAGCACAATAGCTACCTATATTTTATCCTTCCTCAAAATAAGGCATTAAACGCTTCTAAGTTTACCAATCCATTTCGTAAAGTTGAAAAGGGTATTCATAAGAAATTAGATCATACTGTTACAGAATTTATAGCCTCAGTAAATGATGCTGTTTCTTATATTAATAATAGCAGAAAGGTGTCAATGACACCGATAGGTAAAGATGAAATTTTGAGATTAACCAATACCTACTTCAATGGATTTAATGAAGGGTTCGACACAGATATTCAACTCAGCAAATCAGGGATTGAAATCGGCGAGAATCATTTTGATGTATTGGCAGTCAATAGTGAGCTTTGTTTTGGAGAACACCTACAAAGCAGTAAAACCAATGATAAATTCACATCAGATGATTTTGTATTTCATCAAGGGTTTATTGACGGATTGGGACTAAATCTCAATGAGAACCATATTGTCAATCAAATTATATACCTAGATGACAAACATAAATGGAGAAAATTATTAGAAAAGAGGATAGAAGAATTGAACAAAAGCTCCAATTTTGGGACACAGAACAAGGTCATTTTAAAGAAAATAGAAAAGATTGTAACTCAGATAAATCAAGACGATTCTTCCAGAATTATTAGAGGACATCTCAATATTGTTTTCTGGTCTCAAGAAGCTCAAGAGCTAAGTAGTATTGCTTCAAAAATAAAAACGGAGTTTAAGGAATTAGACATTGTTCCCTATTATCCAAAAGGGGAAGAGCGAAAAAACTATTTTTTGAATTCTTATTGTTGTTTTGCATCCAACTTTTCCAATGAAGATTTATATGTAACAGATTTAAAACATTCTCTTTGTTTATTCATAAACAATACAAATTACTTGTCAGACGCCACTGGCGTCATCTTTAATGATCGGCAGCACAACATTCCAGTACTCAAAGATGTTTGGGATGAACAGAAGAAACGCATTAAAGCACGCAACTTTGCCATTTTTGCACCCACAGGTGAAGGAAAATCCTTTTTGGCAAATAATATTCTTCGTCAGTATTTTGAGCAAAATGTACGACTCGTAATTATTGATTTAGGAGGTTCATATTCGAAGTTTGCAAAATTATATCCAGATAATCATATTATTTTAAGATACGAACAAGGAAAGAATTTAGGAATCAATCCTTTTTATATTTCTGATGAAACAGATTTAACACCAGAACGACTAGAAGATTTATCCATTTTTATATTGGAATTATTAGCATCTGGTAAAAAGGCAACCAAAGCAGAAGAAGTTGCTATCAAAAAAGTACTGCTTTACTATTATAAATTTATTCGAAAAAATCATTCCTTGGAAAGTTTATATCAATTTGTAGATGATCGGAAAGATACCTTGATTGAGGAGCTCAAAATACAGGAATCTTATTTTAGTATCTATAACTTTTTACATATCCTTTCAGAATATGTAGACGATGGTTTGTATAGTTTTTTATTCAATGTAAGCGGAGATCAAACCTATAAGATTGAAGACAAGCGATTGATTGTTTTTGAACTAGATGAAGTAAAAGACAATAAGGAAATTCTATCAGTTATGCTGAAGCTTATTAAATCAGCCATTCAGCGTACTATATGGAGAAATAAATCTGAAAAAGGAATCATTCTTTTTGATGAGTTTGCCAAACAACTCAAATTTGAAAATGTACTAGAAAGTGTTGAATTTTACTACCAAGCTATTCGAAAACAAAATGGAGCGATTGGAATTATTTTACAATCCATAAATCAATTACCAGATAATTCCACATCGGCAAGTATTCTAGAAAATACTCAAGTAGTTTATAGTCTAAAAAATGAAAAGGGCTATGAAGAACTTCAAAAGAGGCTTAGTCTCTCTAGTCACGATTTAAACCAATTAAAATCAATTCGCAACAATCTTACAGGCCCAAGAAAGTATACAGAAATGTTTATCAAGATAGGTCAGGAGAGTAATATTTTCAGGTTAGAAGTTCCTAAAGAAGTGTATGCAGCGTATCTCACAGATGGAAAAGAAAGCGACCGCATAATGCGGATTTATA includes the following:
- a CDS encoding TraG family conjugative transposon ATPase, translating into MNKINLSAYHPILDIQQNIVFASNGNIILGYKSNLPEVYSLSESDFEDIHGLWFQAFKSLPTSTVIQKQDIYKKAVYNAKDISNGSFLEKATHNYFKGRDYLQHNSYLYFILPQNKALNASKFTNPFRKVEKGIHKKLDHTVTEFIASVNDAVSYINNSRKVSMTPIGKDEILRLTNTYFNGFNEGFDTDIQLSKSGIEIGENHFDVLAVNSELCFGEHLQSSKTNDKFTSDDFVFHQGFIDGLGLNLNENHIVNQIIYLDDKHKWRKLLEKRIEELNKSSNFGTQNKVILKKIEKIVTQINQDDSSRIIRGHLNIVFWSQEAQELSSIASKIKTEFKELDIVPYYPKGEERKNYFLNSYCCFASNFSNEDLYVTDLKHSLCLFINNTNYLSDATGVIFNDRQHNIPVLKDVWDEQKKRIKARNFAIFAPTGEGKSFLANNILRQYFEQNVRLVIIDLGGSYSKFAKLYPDNHIILRYEQGKNLGINPFYISDETDLTPERLEDLSIFILELLASGKKATKAEEVAIKKVLLYYYKFIRKNHSLESLYQFVDDRKDTLIEELKIQESYFSIYNFLHILSEYVDDGLYSFLFNVSGDQTYKIEDKRLIVFELDEVKDNKEILSVMLKLIKSAIQRTIWRNKSEKGIILFDEFAKQLKFENVLESVEFYYQAIRKQNGAIGIILQSINQLPDNSTSASILENTQVVYSLKNEKGYEELQKRLSLSSHDLNQLKSIRNNLTGPRKYTEMFIKIGQESNIFRLEVPKEVYAAYLTDGKESDRIMRIYKETNNMEEAINTFVKQQL
- a CDS encoding glycoside hydrolase family 43 protein codes for the protein MIRLSKILFGLQFIFCLLGCQDYQEKLSTKLEVQNENKFYTNPVVKRDFPDPTVIKAENGTYYAYATNTKIDGIQINIQILKSYDLLQWKTLPDALPEKPIWADKDFWAPHVVYNENTRKYYLFYSGESKGQNIGKCLGVAVSDSPEGPFKDKGEPLLCGEGFKNIDPMVYCDRTSGRNYLYWGSGFESIKVQELSDNFLSFKEGSRPKNLIFPISEDNSENYENLVEGAWLQKHLNFYYLYYSGDNCCGENAHYAVMVARSESPTGPFEKFKNNNGKPYILSNNDHWRAPGHNSVITDEEGQDWIMYHAIDLQDSEKGRFFLMDKIYYKNGWPIIGNGTPSILKIDIPKT
- a CDS encoding glycoside hydrolase family 43 protein, giving the protein MADPTIFKDNEIYYIYGTKGDPNINGEGFLVYSSNDLKRWEGPLGATDGFALKKGDAFGDQGFWAPQVFKYNSKYYIAYTANEHISIATSDNPLGPFTNNMKALDAPVKQIDPFIFFDKGKAYLYHVRLQNGNRIFVAEMNEDFKSIKPETLKECINAKENWENTEKVEWPVAEGPTVFKHNGLYYLLYSANDFRNPDYAVGYATSKEPIGPWEKSKDNPIISQSNTNYSGSGHGDVFYDKNGNMNYVLHTHYSEENVQPRKTAILKLYFKGKQLMVDENSFNWVE
- a CDS encoding ATP-binding protein produces the protein MIKRDLEKLIVNRFGKGKAILLIGPRQVGKTTLFNKLLEGKEHLFLNGDDPTVRKLLTNPNIEQLKNIIGNYKILFIDEAQRIENIGLTLKLITDQFKSVQLLVSGSSAFELNNQTQEPLTGRKWEYQLYPISWSEFEGDVGYLKAQQQLELRVVYGMYPDVINNFGDEKDVLKQLTDSYLYKDILSYGGIRKPEILEKLLRALAFQIGSEVSYNELAQLLGIDKKTVSNYIDLLCQAYVVFKLPSFSKNLRNEIKTNQKIYFYDTGVRNMIIGDLNSLEVRQDKGSLWENFLIAERLKHNAYTSSLAKGYFWRTVQQQEIDYVEEEAGIVTGIEIKWNPKSKVKIPKTFVNTYNTKVKVITNENFREFLKE
- a CDS encoding N-acetylmuramoyl-L-alanine amidase family protein, yielding MCFIFGQQKVIVIDVGHGGIDSGAIGVNGVSEKDVVLDVGLEILRLNKTVLDNKLDIYLTRYKDTLISLTNRSKLTKNLKADVFVSLHCNASNLPSKGIEVYVHNWNNQNTKKSIALSIAVLDESTQKLGFKKRGVKFANFQVLRETTFCPAILVELGFVTNLDEADYFLKSQNIRAMALAVLLGITNYLNTRL